One stretch of Schlesneria sp. DSM 10557 DNA includes these proteins:
- a CDS encoding PAS domain-containing sensor histidine kinase encodes MKLPIRDQILWPLMGLLLLAILANVIFSAWWMSTRSAKALDSRQRQIIGVLEESSFPLLPTVLEKLHLLTGDELLVWDSHLKKVVAGTLPTDVHPLKDDRWIEEENISRPDTLRRWTINGKEYVVRACAIRGSPAQTLFLLTSDESRRRATMEALWPPLAVGAGTLLLTIPLTLLIAWNWAGRVRSIEQHVKSIALGQFGLERPKGVIDDELSRLVESINSMSRQLDSMRQELIRGERTRLVAQLTAGFAHQLRNGLAGAKLAIQLHESRCTSSVDNSLVVARQQLALTEEEVRSLLSLGKGTGRQLGPVDLGEIALVVRNLVTPSCDHKNVRMTLTLPPEIPLIQGFAEGLRAAILNLTLNAIEAAGPGGNVWLTVQPQPESMMLFIDDDGPGPPAEVADSLFDLFVTTKQEGIGLGLAVASTVARDHQGSLSWQRLGERTRFELRLPFQPAIEENHPA; translated from the coding sequence GTGAAGCTGCCCATTCGCGATCAGATTCTGTGGCCGCTGATGGGACTGCTGCTGCTCGCGATCCTGGCGAACGTGATCTTCTCGGCATGGTGGATGTCGACTCGCAGCGCGAAGGCGCTCGACTCGCGGCAACGTCAGATTATCGGCGTGCTGGAAGAATCCAGTTTTCCCTTGCTCCCTACCGTGCTGGAAAAACTGCACCTGCTGACGGGAGATGAACTTCTCGTCTGGGACTCTCACCTCAAGAAAGTCGTCGCGGGAACGCTTCCCACGGATGTCCATCCACTCAAGGATGACCGCTGGATCGAAGAAGAGAACATCTCCCGCCCCGACACACTCCGCCGATGGACCATCAACGGCAAAGAGTATGTCGTCCGTGCCTGTGCGATTCGGGGTTCGCCCGCTCAGACACTTTTCCTGCTGACGTCAGACGAGTCGCGACGACGTGCGACGATGGAAGCTCTCTGGCCACCGCTGGCGGTCGGTGCCGGGACGCTGCTGCTTACCATTCCCCTGACACTGCTGATTGCCTGGAACTGGGCAGGACGCGTCCGTTCGATTGAACAGCATGTGAAGTCCATCGCCCTCGGTCAGTTCGGCCTGGAACGCCCCAAAGGTGTCATCGATGATGAACTTTCCCGCCTGGTCGAAAGCATCAATTCCATGAGTCGGCAACTCGACTCGATGCGGCAGGAATTGATCCGCGGCGAACGAACGCGCCTGGTCGCGCAGCTCACCGCCGGCTTTGCTCATCAGTTACGCAATGGTCTGGCAGGGGCCAAACTGGCGATTCAACTGCACGAAAGCCGTTGCACGTCCAGCGTCGACAACAGTCTCGTGGTCGCCCGCCAGCAACTGGCCCTGACAGAGGAAGAAGTACGCTCGCTGCTGTCATTGGGAAAAGGGACCGGCCGGCAGCTTGGTCCTGTCGATCTGGGAGAAATCGCTCTCGTCGTTCGCAACCTGGTGACACCGTCATGCGATCACAAGAATGTGCGAATGACGTTGACCCTGCCTCCGGAAATTCCGCTGATCCAGGGATTCGCCGAAGGACTTCGCGCTGCGATTCTCAACTTGACGCTGAACGCGATCGAGGCTGCGGGACCGGGTGGAAACGTCTGGTTGACCGTGCAGCCTCAGCCGGAAAGTATGATGCTGTTCATCGACGATGATGGACCGGGACCACCAGCCGAAGTCGCCGACTCCCTGTTTGACTTGTTCGTCACGACCAAACAGGAAGGAATCGGGCTCGGACTGGCCGTCGCTTCGACAGTCGCCCGAGACCACCAGGGCTCGCTGTCATGGCAGCGACTGGGTGAACGGACCCGCTTTGAGTTACGCCTCCCATTCCAGCCCGCGATTGAAGAGAATCATCCTGCATGA
- a CDS encoding sigma-54-dependent transcriptional regulator: MSSILIIDDEPAICWSLKERLADQGHRVQTASTIEAAKEILATFAPDVIVLDVRLPGEDGLTAIPRFQQSHPTVPIVVMTAFGDLQTVVEAMNRGAFEYLVKPFELSDFLAVIERALQTASQPTPTASVSSDVQQLVGRGPAMQAVFKQIALVAPTDFPILITGETGTGKELVADAIHRHSRRGSGPFMRVSLASLSPTVIESELFGHVKGAFTGATHDRPGLFELADQGTIFLDEIGETPLSIQVKLLRVLESRCYAPVGSSEEKATNARLIAATNRDLHAMIAEGTFREDLFHRLKVFSIHLPPLRTHREDVRPLVEYFLARQQVPISPTISESFWAEIERREWNGNIRELRNAVDHAAVMARGGPLAAEHLPAIAGFNRNEPQPGLQLEAAITHWVQQQLAEVGTELPSDLHRKFTSIAEKTLFNEVLSYTQQNRSLAAKLLGLDRATLRTKLGPPPT, translated from the coding sequence ATGAGTTCGATCCTGATTATCGACGATGAACCGGCCATCTGCTGGAGCCTGAAAGAACGGCTGGCGGACCAGGGGCATCGTGTGCAAACCGCGTCCACGATTGAAGCCGCCAAGGAAATTCTGGCGACCTTCGCTCCCGATGTGATCGTGCTGGACGTCCGCTTGCCGGGTGAAGACGGACTCACGGCGATTCCCCGGTTCCAGCAGTCGCATCCCACGGTTCCGATCGTGGTCATGACGGCCTTCGGCGACCTGCAAACGGTGGTCGAAGCGATGAACCGGGGAGCGTTCGAATACCTGGTCAAACCGTTCGAGCTCAGTGACTTCCTTGCCGTCATCGAACGGGCGCTACAGACCGCCAGCCAGCCGACCCCCACAGCGTCAGTCTCGTCCGACGTTCAGCAGCTTGTCGGTCGCGGCCCGGCAATGCAGGCCGTCTTCAAGCAGATCGCGCTCGTCGCTCCGACCGACTTCCCCATACTCATTACAGGAGAAACGGGGACCGGAAAAGAGCTGGTCGCCGACGCCATCCATCGCCACAGTCGCCGGGGGAGCGGTCCGTTCATGCGAGTCAGTCTCGCCAGCCTCTCTCCGACGGTCATCGAAAGTGAACTGTTCGGACACGTGAAGGGTGCCTTCACGGGAGCCACCCACGACCGGCCGGGCCTGTTCGAACTGGCTGATCAGGGGACAATCTTCCTCGACGAAATTGGGGAAACGCCACTCTCGATCCAGGTAAAACTGCTGCGTGTACTCGAATCACGCTGCTACGCGCCGGTCGGTTCCAGCGAAGAAAAAGCGACCAACGCCCGTCTCATCGCCGCCACTAATCGCGACCTGCACGCGATGATCGCAGAGGGAACTTTCCGGGAAGATCTTTTCCACCGGCTGAAGGTCTTTTCGATCCATCTTCCTCCGTTGAGAACTCATCGTGAGGACGTTCGCCCGCTGGTGGAATATTTTCTGGCCCGGCAGCAGGTCCCCATCAGCCCGACCATCTCTGAGAGCTTCTGGGCCGAGATTGAACGCCGCGAATGGAACGGGAACATCCGCGAACTCCGTAACGCCGTCGACCATGCGGCGGTGATGGCGCGAGGCGGCCCGCTGGCAGCCGAGCATCTTCCGGCCATAGCCGGGTTTAACCGAAACGAGCCGCAGCCCGGCCTTCAGCTCGAAGCGGCAATCACTCACTGGGTCCAGCAGCAACTGGCCGAAGTCGGTACAGAGCTTCCGTCCGACCTGCACCGCAAATTCACGAGCATCGCCGAGAAAACGCTGTTCAACGAAGTCCTCAGCTACACCCAGCAGAACCGCAGCCTCGCCGCCAAACTGCTCGGCCTCGACCGCGCCACCCTCCGCACCAAGCTGGGCCCGCCGCCGACCTAG